The following nucleotide sequence is from bacterium.
CTTCTTTTTCCCAATAAGAGATGAATATAGAGTAAAAAAGTTTCCGATTGTAGTTATTTCTATAATAACTATTAATTGTATTGTTTTTTTCCTATCTGCTTTTTCTCCAAATTATGAGGGAATAGTTTTAAAATATGGTTTTGTTCCTGCTAATCCATCTATTCTTACTGCAATTACTTCTATGTTTTTACATGGCGGGATTTCTCATTTAGGTTTTAATATGTGGTATCTTTATTTAACAGGAGATAACCTTGAAGATAGATGGGGAAGATTTAATTTCCTATTTTTTTATCTTCTTGGTGGTATTTTTTCTGTATTCCTTTATTCAGTTCTTATCCCACCACAACATGACTTAGTTCCTTTAATAGGTGCTTCTGGTGCAATAGCAGCAGTTCTTGGAGCATATATAGTTCTATTTCCAAAAACAATTATAACTTTTAAATATTTTTGCTGGTTTTTTCTATTTATAAGAGTTGGAGAATTTAAATTATATGCTTCATTCTGGCTTGGGCTATGGTTTTTTCAGCAGGCACTTTACACATTTCTGGTAAAAAAACTTCTTATTACAAGTTCTGTTGCTTTTGCCGCCCATTTTGCTGGATTTATTTTTGGAGTAATAATTGGAATTGGGACAAAGTTATTTAAGGAAGCAAAATATAGAGAAAATGTTGAGTTGGGGCAAAATTTACTTTTGAATATAATAGGAAGAGAAAAATCTCAGAAAGTTATTTCACTAAAGGAAATGGAAGAAATAGAGGATATAAAAGGGAAAATAAAAGAAAATTTTGAGAAAGAAAGAGCCCTTGCAACTTCTTATTATACTCAACTTTTAAAAAAATACCCTGAAAAAGCAACAATAGATGAGAAAACACATTTTGAAATTGCAGAATCACTTAAAAGACAGGGAAAAATTGATATTGCTATTGAATGTTATAAGAATTT
It contains:
- a CDS encoding rhomboid family intramembrane serine protease, with amino-acid sequence MFFFFPIRDEYRVKKFPIVVISIITINCIVFFLSAFSPNYEGIVLKYGFVPANPSILTAITSMFLHGGISHLGFNMWYLYLTGDNLEDRWGRFNFLFFYLLGGIFSVFLYSVLIPPQHDLVPLIGASGAIAAVLGAYIVLFPKTIITFKYFCWFFLFIRVGEFKLYASFWLGLWFFQQALYTFLVKKLLITSSVAFAAHFAGFIFGVIIGIGTKLFKEAKYRENVELGQNLLLNIIGREKSQKVISLKEMEEIEDIKGKIKENFEKERALATSYYTQLLKKYPEKATIDEKTHFEIAESLKRQGKIDIAIECYKNFLLSYPFSKLADDALFSLGKIYFEKGEYEKAKNCFLQIVIFYPYSNVYEESKYYLEKQLPQYTNKD